The following is a genomic window from Carassius gibelio isolate Cgi1373 ecotype wild population from Czech Republic chromosome B7, carGib1.2-hapl.c, whole genome shotgun sequence.
TCCTCTCCACCCCACCTATCTGCAAGTCAACCTTGACATGCTATTGGTTCACAATTGGGGATCATAGGTCAAACCCCCTTCGGTGGCGAAAAGAGgggatttatttgttgtttgcgCTGTCAGTCATGATCAAATCAGCCAATGAAAATGGAAAGGCCGTGTTTGGTAGGTGTGTTCTTCCCAGGTGTGACTAAAATGAACATTCCAGTCTTCACATACCTGTCTGCCcatctcttcttcttctgcttcccTGACTGCGACACACCCTCTTCAGACAAGAGACAGAACACTTCCTGCTGTAGTTTCTATGGGCTTTCACCTGTCAAAATCACTCAGCCTCACTTGTCAATCAGAGAGAGGAAAGGAGTTCTAAAGGTagagtttgttaaaaaaaactaagAGGAGGAAAATTTTAAAAGAGTTTAAGCTTTTGCTCTGTTTTACTGTAAGTAATCTCACATGTACACTCACTTCCTCCATGCAGTTATGAAATATcagtctttaaagggatagttctcccgaAAATTAAAATTCTGCACTTTTTACTCTctttcatgtcattacaaacataTGACTGTCTTTCTACTGCTGAGCACAAAAGAAacaattttgaataatatttttgaacTGTTTTTTTCCAGATTATGTAAGTCACCGGGGTCAAAGCAACATCGGACCGGGGTGATTTTCTTTGTATGgggaaaaaaacactgaaatatttctccaaatatgaaatgttaattattttgattaactATTCCTAGCAAGCAGTAACTCGCACTGTTGGCTCTGAGCAATCAACATCACATTTAATTTCCccatgcacagacacacaacaGTATGtgttagggtgtgtgtgtgtgtgtgtgtgtttgtcattgtACACATGTGCCCTAAGGTGTTTTGAGAATGCAGGTTTGTAGCATTCCAGGCAATACAAATTCAATGTACAGCTTTTGTCTAAGACGAGTTAAAACAAGTAAAAAGCTTAATCATCGCTCAGTGTGACTAAGAACTTATCACTTGCAATCATGTGTAATGGATGTCAAAAACATAAGAAATATATAACGTTTATATCTGGTTCAAAACATAGACACGcaaagatgcacacacacacaattgaatGCACACCAGGGATGTGGCCAGACAgctgtcaaaaaaaattaaatcacactCATCTCTCAATGACTCGACAAATGTTTTGCACACAGGACATGGTGCACTAGTTTAGTTGTAAATCTAAAATGAACTTAATCTTAAAAGTCCATAGTTAATAAATGCCCATAAAAgtcaaaagttgtttctgaaatTTCCAGAAACCCAgtttaaatgacacattttggaTAATTAAAGACATAAATGGAGCCAGTTTATATCCAGTTATATATAAATGGGAATTTTTGGAGATCTGaaattaatatatgaataaaaatctaataaagttCCAGAAATACTTTGATTTTACTGGCAAATTTAAGTAGCACATCAAAAGGGCACATGGACTCAACGACTGGCGAGAGATGAGCAGTCGTTCTGCCTGACTGGCTGTTTTGCGAGTGATGGTTAGTGATGTCTTAGCATGCCTGTGTCAGGGAAGAGAGCCAGATACTCTGTGGGCTTTGTGGCCAATTATCTAGTTGAGTTCCTCTGGATGGTGTGAAAGTCGcatgcaaagcaaacaagcttcaGTTGTCCTTTATCTGATCCTGGAGTTCCGTCCAAATCAGACACCAGGATCACTCATGTGGATAATAGGATATATGCTAAAACATCTTCAGCACCGGAGCAGGATTACCGAACACACATTCCCAGCATTACTATCAGTCATATCCTGttcatcacttaaaaaaaaaaatatatatatatatatatataagtttagtacatattttattaaatttttttaattttcttttttactttatatttaatttttgtgcGTAGATATATATTTAAGGAATTAAGTCAAGGGAGATTTTGTCATCacctattaataaaataatttccctGCCATCTAAATTCTGTTTTACTCTTaaggacaatatatatatatatatatatatatatatatatatatatatatatatatatatatatatatatatatatatatatattcaaaaataaatttatattttgtttgtttaatatacatattattgatgcattcctgcaaaaaaaaaaaaaaaaaaaaatagaaaattaaattaataaatcaaagtaaataatatgtaattgatttcttttttctcaaaataaaccACCTCCTCCCAAAAAaggtacacatttttttatattttaggtaCTAATGTGTACCTCTAAGGTACCGATATGAACCCTTTAGTTACAAATGATTGGGCCTACCAAACGTCCCAccacagtgacagcttttgtaaaaaaaaaaaaaaacattctgagagTGTATTAAAAGACCAAGTCAGAACAACTGACTttgtgataagaaaaaaaaatattttaaatgaaacttgacaatttgtaacaaaaaataaataaataaaaatgctacagATTATCTACttgcaaaaagcaaaaaataataagaaaaatatttaatttatttcaagttgaatgtatcacttttttttctttcctgggTCTTACATCACGAGTGCACATTAAAACACCTCCCAAATAATCAATATTAAACAATGTCTTCAGAGATTAGCAAATCAACTTCCACTTCTTTTAGTGTCATAACAAAAGGGGCGGGGGCATTTAAAAAACGGATCAGTAACGCGGGACTGGTTTTCATAACAGCTTGTTTTCAAAAGAAAGTTTGTTGAATAAACTCATCCGCATAGACATGGatgaaaataaaattgatttaagTTTTAAGACGATGCAACTTTTACAGGTGAGCTCGAGGTTCGCTCCTTACTGAACGTTTCTCACTTCCACactttataaaaatacaacacgTGCTCATAACTAGTTAAGTATCTCGACACATGATCCGCACAAACATGTTTGTGAATATATATGTTATGACAGTTTGTTTATCGCCCTTTATAGTATAGTGTATGCGTCTGAAGTGATTCACGCATATGGATTTAACACTTTACGCTTGTTTAACATGTTTAGGTTCACTACGAAACCGACATAATTACGACTAAAGTTAAGGAAAGTATCTCCAGATTAAACTGGATGTTGTCTCTCCTGAAGAAgagataataatattaaaactgcTTTATACCTGCTCTTTGGATTCAATATTGGGGCACAACGTCGAAGaacttttttgaaagaaaataacaTCAATCACTGTAACGTTAACCGTCGAATGTAAACCGAATCGGTCAGTGATGTAGTGTTTGTATGTTTTATCGTTAAAGTATGAAGTATTGTATAATAGAAATCACTCATGTAACGTTAGTGAATAGAGCCCCTCTCGGACACAGCGATCAGAAACAATGCGGGTCGTTGacatgtaaaattattataatttttttttttttttttttttatctaaaacttGTCATTTTTAGGAGAGGACACCGCTTCAGGATCCAGGAATGGACGGGCCCGTGCGTCGGACATCCCGGAGAATCCGagaaaaacaaaaccaagaaaaGAACCAAATTTTATCCCCAAAATGTCTGACATTTAACTCTGAGGTGAAAGACGTCTCTTATGGAAAATGTTTAGCTAGCTATAACTCTATTTATACGCCTGTATATTAACTATAACATGTCACCTTTAGAAAAATGACAATGAGGAAGAAGATATTGAAGAGGCAGAAGTAAACAATAAGGAATCTCTCCCAGTAAGTATAAACACTGCATCATCACCTCAAAATGTTCCCTAAATAAACGTTCCACCTGAAAGGCAGAaaccaactctttttttttttttttttttttgtcatcttaaACAGGGCTACCGTGAGGGTTTGTCTAAATATGAGCTGGAGCGACTGGAGAATATCAGACAGAACCAGGCCTTCCTCAATTCCCTGAATTTACCTGAGGTAAAACTTTTTGTAGCGAGGCAGTGGagtcattttttaaattgtttgttttgGGCTTTTAGCGGTTTTTCCACATTAAACTTGCTTGACCTTATCATAATTTGTACATATTCGCAGATTTCTGAAGCTCTGAGACCCAAGCCGAAACCTACTCAGAAAGGCCTGAAAAGGTATCTTTAAATAGGAACTATTAAAAATGGCACAAGTGAAAATgtctgcaataaataaataaggaatatatatatatatataaatatgatatcGTAAATACAGTAGCAGATATATTGCTGATATtttaaggtcaaaggtcaaacacCCCACCATTTCACTAACTAAAGAAAGTAAATTATTGTAGGGTAAAGACAGAACCAGAGATACTCCCTGTTCGCAAGTCACTACGGTTACAGAATAAGGGTCCTCAGACAACCCTTACTCTAGACACAACCTCTTATGCAGCCAGAGAGCCTGTAAGTCCATGACATGCATCTATAGTGTTTAATGTTAAACTTAAACACAATTTTGATGAAACACTATGAAATGGTTtaatctgaaattaaaaaaatgtgtctttCTTTAGGAAGAAAAACCCAAAAAAGCCCCCGGAACGATACCACTCGATCCAATCAACATGGATAAGCATGTCAGGCTGCCAGAAGATTTGGTAAAACTCTGGAATGAGGTCAAtatttacatgcacaaaaacatgtagcatcctgaatttttttgtttagaatttgCTTATATTCCAAAAAACTTGTGCGTCACCTGAATCTGTATGATGTCTTCTGTAGGTCCCATTAAAAAAAGTAACGGGAACATCAGATTTGATATCGTGAGTAACGTGTCATAAAGAGAGTGTTTACCTATACATCATTTTGGTGTCTCTTTTATGAGTTTCACATAAGGTTTCATTTTGTACTTATTAGTAGCCATTTTGCTCACTTGCATAATGAGAACGTCATATATTGCATGTAATGTGTCAACAAATGTGTTGTCAGGTACCAACAAATGCTGCAGAAATTATCTATCAATGACAGCTGTGTGGTGAAAGTTGTGAAAGATCGGATCTGTTCAGCAGCTTTTCACCCCACCTCTTCCAACTTGCTCATGGCAGCAGGAGACAAGTCGGGCCACCTGGGGCTCTGGAAGCCGGTGAGATAACGGAGGTctggtgtgataaaaaaaaacaagagagatgTTTGTGAAAGTTGAAAGTGGCAATGTGATAAGGTGACTAGTGGCTATTCCAGATTTTCTCGACTTTGCTTGCAATATTGTACAatgttaaagagttagttcatccaaaaattaaaattggcttgtgttttactcatccttgaagcatcctaggtttatatgactttcttctttcaggtgaatccagtcggagttatataaacaattgtcctggctattccaagctctatcattgctgTCAGTGGGTGTTGCAATTGAACAGTCCAGAAGTCGTCAAATAAAGCAtgcacatccataataaaacatgcttcacACGGATCCATGGAGTGAATAAATTCCTCCTGTATCGAATCCAtgagtttttgtaagaaaaatatctgcatttcaaatgtaataaacacttttctctcacttcagtCATCTTTCATGCGTGATGACGCAGCACGTATGTGCATCGCGTGCCTCTGAGATATGCTAATCTCGCGAGTTTGTTTATAGGagaaaaggaagcaaagtttccttacatTAGCAAatgaaaaccagtctcctcttgatTTATATCAAAATCCTCCTACATTTTTCTTTGCAAACCTCagtttgtacttctaattcatgaccGGCGTTTTAATTTGTTCTTTATTCGCATTCGTCACTAATCACGCAACACCAATGTACTACGACACCGCtgcaggaggcctttattcacccccaagAGCCCTGTGAGGCACGTTTATATTGTGAATGCGCGTGTTTTATTTGAtgacttgtggactgttcaactgcaacaccggctgactgcaatgatagagcttggaatagccaggacaatttttttatataactcagactagattcatctgaaagaagaaagtctcgtatacacctaggatgattcaagggtgagtaaaacacgccaattttcatttttgagtgaaataaccctttaactgtGTTTCCCCCAGGATGCTAGTTGGGGCAATGATGGTGTAATCTACTTTGAACCTCATTCCCGTGCAATTACCAGCATGGCCTTCTCATCTCACCCTTGCAACCTCATCACAGTGAGCTATGATGGCTCTGCACGCAGCATGGACCTGGAGAAAGCAGTGTTTGATGAGGTGAAACATTGGCCATACATGTTTATTGTGTGATAAGACTTATGTACTCATTTCCTAATTTTTACATGGTGAAGCTAGTCTTCCTATACACATATACATGAAACAGTGTGACTGAGGTTTTGAAGGATTAAATACGTTGCACGTCTGATTAATGTCAGTTCAATTTGGACAAGGACATTTAAAGATCAGTTGGTTTTATCTAAATTGCCTTTGAATATACAcaacagttcaatagtttgggtttagtatttttttattgtacttgtaccttttttttattgttaaatgtttttactgaaaATTTAATTTAGCAAGAATGCTTTACagtgtcaaataaaaaaattgcagtaaatgcattttacaaaagatttatgacaaataaatgcaggtttttttgtaaattttcttttcatcatagaatcctgaaaaaacatattactgtttccacaaaaatattaaacagcaacatttatattttataataagaaatgttgcctgAGCACTTGGTGAGcgagagatttctttcaaaagcaataaaaaaattaaaaaaaatacatattggtAATAAGAATGAAAAATAGAGAAGTGGCAAAATATCTACATTTTTGGAAATATCTGTAGTAGAATTAGTATTTTTGGAAATATTGGAATCCTTGTAAAAACAAAGTTGTTG
Proteins encoded in this region:
- the wdr76 gene encoding WD repeat-containing protein 76; its protein translation is MDENKIDLSFKTMQLLQERTPLQDPGMDGPVRRTSRRIREKQNQEKNQILSPKCLTFNSEKNDNEEEDIEEAEVNNKESLPGYREGLSKYELERLENIRQNQAFLNSLNLPEISEALRPKPKPTQKGLKRVKTEPEILPVRKSLRLQNKGPQTTLTLDTTSYAAREPEEKPKKAPGTIPLDPINMDKHVRLPEDLVKLWNEVPLKKVTGTSDLISYQQMLQKLSINDSCVVKVVKDRICSAAFHPTSSNLLMAAGDKSGHLGLWKPDASWGNDGVIYFEPHSRAITSMAFSSHPCNLITVSYDGSARSMDLEKAVFDEVYRSSSGLKSFDFLSTDCSTLLLCEWNGDVAVVDRRTEKINASLYTMAANPLRCVHVHPVQQHYFVVAEGRFVNTYDLRHLKRTNNLAVGELNGHSRSVSSAFFSPLTGNRVLTTCMDNTIRVFDTSLINGRSPVLKSITHNMQTGRWLSKLSAVWDPKQQDCFVIGSVDRPRRIQVYHESGRCLHTFRNMDHLTTVCSITAFHPSRNTLLGGNSSGRLHIFTDRF